A window of Macrotis lagotis isolate mMagLag1 chromosome 1, bilby.v1.9.chrom.fasta, whole genome shotgun sequence genomic DNA:
GAGTAGAGCCTTCCAGTCCCACTCTAAGATTATGGTCCTCATCTGGCACTGGCCCTTTGGCAAGTCCTTACCATTAGATGGTGATGTCTGTGCTCACTATGGTGTGGCCAACTGCCGACTAAGCACCAACCATAGCCTCCTCAGTCAGGCCAATGTAGTTGTCTTCCACCACCATGAACTTCAGAATGGGGTTGTCCAGCTGCCTTTGGCTCACCGACCCCTTGGACAGCCCTGGGTGTGGACCAATCTGGAGTCTCCAAGCAATACTCATGGGCTTTCCCGGTACCATAATATTTTCAACTGGGTCATGACCTACCGGAGGGATTCTGACATCTTTGTGCCTTATGGAGAGCTGGTACCCCGAAATGGGACTGCTCCTCCTGTGCCAACCAAGAATCTTATGGCTGCCTGGGTTATCAGTAACTATCAGAGGACCCAGAAGCGTGTAGTAGTATACAACCAGTTGTCTAAATATCTTCAGGTGGATGTGTTTGGCCGTGCCAACAGGAAGCCACTCTGCCCTGACTGCCTCTTGCCTGCCCTTGCCCCATATCGATTCTACCTGGCCTTTGAGAACTCTCAGCACCAGGACTATATCACTGAGAAGTTATGGAGAAATGCTCTGGGTGCAGGGGTTGTGCCTGTGGTGCTAGGTCCTCCTCGATCTACCTATGAGGCCTTTTTGCCACCTGATTCCTTTGTCCATGTGGATGACTTCAGCTCAACCAAGGAACTGGCTGCTTTCTTGAAAAGCATGAATACTAGTCATTACCAGCACTTCTTTGCATGGCGTGAAAAGCTGACTGTTCGACTCTACAGTGACTGGAGGGAGCGTTTCTGTGGCATTTGTGCCCGTTATCCCCATCTTCCCCAGGATCAGATCTACAGAAACTTAGAGGCCTGGTTTAAATCATGATGGCTGGGACTGACCTGGTAAACTACTAAACTCTTCCCAACCATAAAGATTATGGTGAAATATAAAGCTGCCATTTGGGACTAGAAGACTTTTGGGACCAGAGACTTTTCGTGGATGGACTCCTGGATCCCTGGGTACCTTCTTGTGAGACCATGAGGAGTGACAGAGCCTAATATTTGCCCCATTCTCTTCTCTACCCACTACTTTTTATTCCTGTTCCTCTTCCCTATATGTATCTGTTAATATGCCAAACTTctgaaaaataagacaaaacttggaaatcagaagacttgggtttaagtCCCAGCTAGATCCCTGAATacgtgactttaggcaagtcactttgctttGGTGCCATCCATGCAATGAAAAAGTTGggatgagataatttttaatgtCTCTCACAGCACTAATATTCTATCATTGAGCCTCCCagcaaaatgtgtgtgtgtgtgtgtgtgccccagcaaaatgtgtgtgtgtttgtgtgtgtgtgtgtgtatgtgtgtgtgtgtgtgtatgtggtgatTTTTACCAGCATCTCTGTAACTGACATTGCTAAAAAATGAATATGCCAATCCTCTATGTTATTGTGTGCAAGGGACTTTTAAGGGAAAATGAATTCTCAGTATGAGATGTAGAAACTAAATCATTGGTGTCATGCCCACATCTTCCATACAGTGGTAAAGGAAACACAATATACAGATAAAAACCTCAGAGCTTGAGCTGAAGCCTCAGATATTTTTCCCTCAAGTGCTTAGGCAACAGCGAGGGTAGAGAACTTGTAAGGAGAGGGTAAGGTGGAGGAGGAAGGGGGTAAGTCTGGCAAGCTGTGATTCTTGCTCTCAGTAAGCATGCAATCCATTGAAAAACAGAACAGACTTACTGGGAAATGAGTAACTTTGGATTAGTACCTTCCATGACTCTGAACCTCACTTTCCCTATCTACAAAATTAGGGTTTGGACTAAATGGTCCCCAAGACCGTCTAGTATGGGTAGATTACAATCTAAGATCTTTCTGAAGGTGTCCAAGGAGCTTGAAGCTGAGAAATAGGTCTTTGCAGAAGTGTCTTATATAGAGGGTGATACCCTAAGCAAATAAGAAGAGCAAggaatactttacctgtcagatctatggcgAGGGGAAgtatttatgaccaaataagagattgagaacattatgatatgcaaaatgaataattttgattatattaaattgaaaagtttttgcagaaacaaaaccaatacaatcaagattagaaggaaagcagaaagctgggaaacaagtTTTATAGACAGAgatttgataaaggtctcatttctaaaatatatagagaactgaatcaaattaataagaatataaatcactccccaactgataaatggtcaaaaaataggaacaggcagttttcagatgcagaaatcaaaactatctatagtcatattgaaaatgctctaaatcacttttgattagagaaatgcaaatgaaaacaattctgagatcCACCTAACACTAttaaattgactaatatgacggaaaaggaaaataataaatgttggagaagatgtagtggagctgtgaactggtccaaccattctggaaaacagtttggaactatgtgCAAATGGCTATAAAATTATGCTTATTCTGTgaaggagatcataaaaaaaaaaggaaaagaaccaatgtggtggcaaaaattggaaatttgggggatgcccctcaattggggaatgattgagcaagttgtggtatatgaatgtaatggaatatttttatgcaataagaaattgtaaacaggcagatttcagaaaattctggaaagacatgaactgacactaagtgaagtgagctgaatcaggaagacattgtacatagtaatagaaatattgtctgatgatcaactatggtagaCTTAGCTCTTTTTAGCAGTatgatgatccaagacaattccgaaaaactcatgatggaaaatgctatccactgtcagaaaaagaactatggagtctgaatgtagatcaaagcatactattttcactttgttttttctttcttgtggttttcccttttgttatgattttttttcacaacaagactaatgtggaaatgtttaacatgattatacatgtatgacctatGCCAGATTATTTGTtttagggagaggggaggaaaaagagggagaaatctttgaaacttaaaatcttataaaaatgaatgttgaaaactatctttacatgtaactggaaaaaataaaatactaataagtgaaaaaataaagaaattttttaaaagtgttggggggggagggagagagggtggTGCAGCTGTTGGGGTAGAGGTACAATTGGTTAGAGCACAAGAAccagtcaggaagtcctgagttcaaatctaacctcaaagctaatcttcctagctgtgtgactctaggcaagtcccttaacctttgtttgtctcagttttcttatctgtaaaatggggatattaataccTGCCTCCCCAGGCTTATTGTAAGAATCTaataagataattataaagtacttagccAGTATTGGCTCATAATAGGTGTTCTAAAAATGCTatctattgttattaataataattaaattatataattcctGGACTTAAAACCAGAAGACCTAGAGTGGAATCCAAGTTCTCCCtatgtgacttggggcaagtctcTTAgtctctttggacctcagttccGTCTTGTTTAAAATGAATAgacaggtggctaggtggcgtagtggataaagcacaggccttggaatcaggagtacctgggttcaaatctggtctcagacacttaataattgcctagctgtgtggaacTTAGGCAAGCCaagtaaccccatttgccttgcaaaaacctaaaaaaacaacaacaacaagaaaataaaatgaatggacAATCTCCAAAGTCTTTTCTTTCCAGCCTAACATTTTATGATGCTAGGAGAAGTCATAGGAAGTTGGCAAATTGAATTATGGTTTCTATGACTAAAATAGATTGGGGTGTGTGTGAGAAGGGGTtggaggaagagaatgaggagggggaaaggggattGATGGGCTGTTAGGTCTTCACTTACTGCCCTGTCCTCCCCACCCCTCTTTCCTGAGTAGTAATTATTATAGGAATCAAGAAGAGGAACTGGTTCTGAAAGCCAGCCCTGATCATTGAGAACTAATATTAGGTTAGAGTAGGTAGGTATGGAGGGGTGAAAGTCTGATGGTAAGGCATTCCAAGGATTGTCATGATTACAAAATCTCTCTGGATGGGAGTGGGTCCTTGGAGGGGAGAGGGCACTTGATTGCTGTGGGAGCTACCTAGTGGTTGGGTGTTGGGAATCTGTGTATGGGAGTATtctgaattatcttcacctggtgtccttgaacaccagaatcttatcttactaagtgccatgggagtgggagtggattagagactggaaaggtatttaggtgttttggtaaataaacagagcacttggagatctagATGGAGTACTtatctcctttgtaatccttttcTCCCACCCCTCAACTCTTGCCaggggaagattgaaggagtcTAGAACTGGGACTCCACagttggggagggaaagaaaagaaacatggaGATCCTACAAGGCTTTCTTCTACAGCCTGAAAACATTCTGAGGCTTCTTTGACCCATGCCCAATTTTCCCTCTTAAAACAGCACCATAGAAATACTTGATTATACTGGGAGTATAGAATATAGAGATGATGGTAAGAGTGGTGGAGATTGCTCAAGTAGGCTGGGCTGGGCACCCAGGGGTGCCCATGGGGAAGAATTGAAGTGAGGACAAAAGGTAATCCTTGCCAACCCTCATAACCATCCATCCTGTCTTCACCCTTCCCTGAAGAGAACAACAGAGCTCAAGTCCACCCCATCTGTTAAAGTGCATGGATGGGCAGAGGCCACAGCAGGAAGTGGGAAACAACTGTGGAGGGGCCCCTCACCCTTGGGAGGGGTTGTGTGGTTCTCTGCACCTGTCATGGGGCATGGAGCTGAATATTCATTTCTGCcatgaatatatacacacaaaagacaacacagagatatacacacacacagacagacagatagctaAGCCTTTTTAGAAGTCTGTCTTGGAATAGAGACTATGTAGGTCTCTACTTTTAAGTGCCACAGGTTCCTTGTCTCTGGAAAGATTGATGCTAAAGCCTAGACCCCAAGGAACCATGGAAGGGTTTTGCTTGTTTGAAGGTGGTGAGAACTAATTCTATCCTGTTCTCCACCTCCCACCTTGAAGATGCTGAGGAACTGAAATGACACCCATAGCCCTGGGAGCTCCTTGTTGCCCCCAAGGTGACAAGGGAAACTAAGGCTAGAGAAACTTGGGGAGATAGGCATATCTAGGTATATTCATTCCAATGAATAATAGGAAGAAATCTGTAGACTTGAAGGAATGGAATCTTTGGAAAGGCAAGAAGAACCTCCAAGCTCCTAGGTAGGAAGATGAAAGATCCTACTCTTTGAGATAGTCTCAGGTCACACCCAGAGTCCCACAGAGTGGAGCCAAATGAGCCTGAGCCTAGACTACAGGAGATAAGCCAGGAAGTCTTCTCTGCCCTTAACTCCTGGGATCTTGTTCTGGGTTTAGCTTCGGGTTAGCTCTAGAGTGAGCTGGCCCTGCACTCTGGTGGCTAGCATGAGAATTGCCCAAAGTTTTAATATAGCTTCCACCTTTTCCTATCCTCCCTCACTCTGGAGCCCCCCTGGATCTCCTTAGACTTGGGTTCCAGAGTTTGGTTTGTCTGCTGGAGTTGGGGGGTGGAGGAGAGGCCctgagaggagaggatggataGGAAccttcatccttcattcttccaCTAGACCACTAGGAAGCCTGCCTTCTCCTTTGGGTTCCAGGAGTTACCagcaatgaagaaggaaatgaatattatcttcttttctgATTTTGGGTTGCCCAAAATAACCAGTCTTTCCTAGAAGTATGGGGGACATGGGGAGAATCCAAGATAGTAGACCggaagtcaggaaggtctgagttcaaatgtctctctcctgacttttttcctttcctctcctttcttacATATAAGACTGCAAATTTTTCCTGAATTCAGGGACTTAGGCTAATTGATTTCCTGTCTTGGTGACATCAGGTTAGAGAGAAAGGATTATAACCTCTGTGCTACTGGTGGAGTTTCAAGAGTCCTTGCAGAAGCATATCTTCCTTGTGGCAGATGCCCAATGTGCCCATCTTTGTTGGACCCAGGAGAGGAATTCATGGACAAGTTCATTCCTCATAGTTACAAAGAGGAGATATGAGAATCTAGTCTTGTGGATAAAGAAAGGGCATTTCTTGGGCAATTTCAGCTTTGGATGTTGCTCTCATAGGTAAACTCCAAATTCTAGAGTTTGAAGATCTATAGAGATAAAGGGAGGACTAAGTAATCTGTTTCCTCTTGGGAGAAAGATGAAGATAGTTCAAGTCTgttctcccctcccacccccatcaGATGAAGAAGATAT
This region includes:
- the FUT7 gene encoding alpha-(1,3)-fucosyltransferase 7; the encoded protein is MPTYRLFSHQAMVGLALLLALWLLISHLLTSSTGMRPLSRAFQSHSKIMVLIWHWPFGKSLPLDGDVCAHYGVANCRLSTNHSLLSQANVVVFHHHELQNGVVQLPLAHRPLGQPWVWTNLESPSNTHGLSRYHNIFNWVMTYRRDSDIFVPYGELVPRNGTAPPVPTKNLMAAWVISNYQRTQKRVVVYNQLSKYLQVDVFGRANRKPLCPDCLLPALAPYRFYLAFENSQHQDYITEKLWRNALGAGVVPVVLGPPRSTYEAFLPPDSFVHVDDFSSTKELAAFLKSMNTSHYQHFFAWREKLTVRLYSDWRERFCGICARYPHLPQDQIYRNLEAWFKS